The following are encoded in a window of Amycolatopsis lexingtonensis genomic DNA:
- a CDS encoding PrsW family intramembrane metalloprotease: MLLPVFGLIVVALCGLFLFGLATARVGPLAVTIGVLAALVPVAGVVAGFLWVDRWEPEPAKFLLLAFAWGACIATITALLINTTAEAVGEELLGTGNGNTLAALVSAPVVEEAAKALFVVLIAWRRSSEFDGVVDGVVYAGFSAAGFAFTENIYYFGRAFADYGFGDGHSQGVITAFFLRGVLAPFTHPLFAVLTGIGIGIAARTTTKALKFVAPIAGYLAAVCLHALWNSAALLGGSKFLTVYFLIMVPLFLGVVYLVILQRRREQRIIAAALPHMASARWIAPSEVELLASLPGRRAWRRQAKRQSGKQAAKAVALYQASVTELAFLDRHQLTSDTDRQRQQELLRTLKAARAEATRLADEAARG; encoded by the coding sequence GTGCTGCTGCCGGTGTTCGGGCTGATCGTGGTGGCCCTGTGCGGCCTGTTCCTGTTCGGGCTGGCCACCGCGCGGGTCGGGCCGCTCGCCGTCACCATCGGGGTGCTGGCCGCGCTCGTGCCGGTCGCCGGCGTGGTCGCCGGGTTCCTCTGGGTCGACCGGTGGGAGCCCGAGCCCGCCAAGTTCCTGCTCCTCGCCTTCGCCTGGGGCGCCTGCATCGCCACCATCACCGCGCTGCTCATCAACACCACCGCCGAGGCCGTTGGCGAAGAGCTGCTCGGGACCGGCAACGGCAACACGCTCGCCGCGCTCGTCTCGGCTCCCGTGGTCGAGGAGGCGGCGAAGGCGCTGTTCGTCGTGCTCATCGCGTGGCGCCGCTCCAGCGAGTTCGACGGCGTCGTGGACGGGGTCGTCTACGCCGGGTTCAGCGCCGCCGGGTTCGCCTTCACCGAGAACATCTACTACTTCGGGCGCGCGTTCGCCGACTACGGCTTCGGCGACGGCCACAGCCAGGGCGTCATCACGGCGTTCTTCCTGCGTGGCGTGCTCGCGCCGTTCACGCACCCGCTGTTCGCGGTGCTGACCGGCATCGGGATCGGCATCGCCGCGCGGACGACCACCAAGGCGCTCAAGTTCGTCGCGCCGATCGCCGGCTACCTGGCCGCCGTCTGCCTGCACGCGCTGTGGAACAGCGCCGCGCTGCTCGGCGGGTCGAAGTTCCTGACCGTCTACTTCCTGATCATGGTTCCGTTGTTCCTCGGCGTCGTCTACCTGGTCATCCTGCAGCGGCGGCGGGAGCAGCGGATCATCGCCGCCGCGCTGCCGCACATGGCGTCGGCGCGCTGGATCGCGCCGTCGGAGGTCGAGCTGCTGGCCAGCCTGCCCGGGCGGCGGGCGTGGCGTAGGCAGGCGAAGCGGCAGTCCGGCAAGCAGGCCGCGAAGGCCGTCGCCCTCTACCAGGCGAGCGTGACGGAGCTCGCGTTCCTCGACCGGCACCAGCTCACCAGCGACACCGACCGGCAGCGCCAGCAGGAGCTGCTGCGCACGTTGAAGGCCGCTCGCGCGGAGGCGACGCGCCTCGCCGACGAGGCCGCCCGAGGGTGA